Genomic window (Streptomyces liliiviolaceus):
GCAGTTCCCCGCGCCCCTTTCAGGGGCTTGCGCCCCTGATCCGGGCTCAGGCGACCTTCTTGGCCTTTTCGATGGCCTCTGCGAGGTTGTTGAGCATGGGGGTGCACTTGTCGTAGGAGAGGATCGGCTCGGGGGTGCGGCCGATGACCTGGCCGGCCTTGACGGCGGGCAGCTTCTTCCAGGTCGCCTCGGTGATGTCGGCGGGCTGGATGGTCGCGGTGCGGTCGTCCATGATGATGATGTCGGCCGGGTACTTGTCGACGTTCTCCCAGCTCAGGTTCTCGAACCAACCGCCGCTGGCCTTGAGGACCTTGGCCGGCGGCTCGACGAGGTTCACGCCGAGGGCCTTGAAGTACTCCAGGTCGATGGAGAGGTTCGAGCCGGACACGTAGAAGATGTCCTGGCTGGCGGAACCGGCGAGGACCTTGATCTCCGGGCGGGCCTTGGCGGCGGCGCGCAGCCGCTCGGCCGCCGCCTCGAAGTTCTTCTTCGCCTCGACGGTCTTGGCGGCCTTCACGTCCGCGCCCAGCGACTCGGCGAGCGCGAGCATGCGCTCCAGCGGCTTGGGCAGCTGACGGTCGTAGACGGAGATGCCGACGCTCGGGGCGAGCTTGGAGATCTTGTCCTTGGACTCCGCGGGGACGTACCAGAGGGTGCCGGCGTCGTCGAACATCGTGGAGATCAGCACGTCCGGGGCGAGCGTGGCGTACTTCTCGACGTTGAACTGGCCGTACACGTTGCCGAGGACCGTCACCTTGCTGACGTCCATGTCGCCGGCCTGGACGTCGGCCTTGCCGTCCTTCGTCTTCGTCGGGCCGAAGACGCCCTTGACCTCGATGCCGTAGTCGAAGAGGGCGGCGGCGACACCGGTGAACGCGACGATGTTCGCCGGGACCTTGTCGAGCTTCACGGTCTCGTCACGGTCGTCCTTGAACGTCCAGGGGCCGGACGAGGTGGCCTTCGACTTGTCCGCCGAGCCACCGCTTTTCGGGTCGTCGTCACCGCAGG
Coding sequences:
- a CDS encoding ABC transporter substrate-binding protein codes for the protein MSNARATHLTRRGILAAGGAVGLGAVLAACGDDDPKSGGSADKSKATSSGPWTFKDDRDETVKLDKVPANIVAFTGVAAALFDYGIEVKGVFGPTKTKDGKADVQAGDMDVSKVTVLGNVYGQFNVEKYATLAPDVLISTMFDDAGTLWYVPAESKDKISKLAPSVGISVYDRQLPKPLERMLALAESLGADVKAAKTVEAKKNFEAAAERLRAAAKARPEIKVLAGSASQDIFYVSGSNLSIDLEYFKALGVNLVEPPAKVLKASGGWFENLSWENVDKYPADIIIMDDRTATIQPADITEATWKKLPAVKAGQVIGRTPEPILSYDKCTPMLNNLAEAIEKAKKVA